The Cloacibacterium caeni region TCATATAATTTTATTATTTCTTTTTTGTAAGCAGTATCTTTATTTTTAATGTATTTTTCACAAAGACAGTTTGTAATATCAACTTTAGCATTATTTTCCGAAAAATCTAAATATCCATGTTTTGATTTTTCAAATAATCCTTTGTAATAAATACCTTCACAATCTAAAATATTTAACTTTCTTTCAAACTTGTTTGTAAATAGATACAACATCAAAACTCCTACAACAAGGATTGAAATGACAGCTAATAATATTTTAAATATTTTTTTCATCATCAAATTACTTCGACATCAATTTATATAGTTCTATAATCGTTTCTTTATCATCAAAATGATGTCTCACTCCATTGATTTCCTGATACGTTTCGTGACCTTTTCCTGCAACGAGAACAATATCTTTTGGCTCAGCGAATTTTATTGCCATCTTTATCGCTTCTCTTCTGTCTGGAATAGAAGTGTATTTGCTGAAATTCTGCGGTTCTACACCTGCTTCAATTTCTTTGATAATATCTTGAGGATTTTCAGTTCTCGGATTGTCTGTGGTAATGATGGCCAAAGTAGATTTTCTGGTTGCAATTTTCCCCATTTCTGGTCTTTTTGCATGGTCTCTATCTCCGCCACAACCGAAAACGGTAATTAATCTTTCGTTTTTGGTTCTGATTTCGTTGATGGAATCTAAAACATTTTCCAAAGCATCTGGAGTGTGAGCATAATCTACAATGAAGAAAATTCCGCCATCAGATTTTATGGTTTCAAATCTGCCATTCACTCTTTTTAGAGTTGAAATCGCTTGTAAAACTTCTTCTTCATTAAATCCTAATTCTACCGCAATTGCAAAAGCCAAAAGCAAATTATAAACATTGAATTTCCCAGTTAAAGTCGTCCAAAATTCTTTTCCGTTGAAATTTAGAAGCATTCCGTTGAAATCAACTTCTAAAATTTTTCCGTGATAATCTGCCAAAGTTTTCAAAGCGTAATCTTTCTTTTTCGCTTTGGTGTTTTGTAGCATTACATCGCCATTTTTATCATCAGCATTCGTTATAGCTACCGCGGTTTCTGGTAATTCGTCAAAGAATCTTTTTTTGGTTTTCAGATATTCTTCAAACGTTTTATGATAATCAAGATGATCATGCGTAAGATTGGTGAAACCAGCCACAGTAAAGTGTAAACCTTCAATTCTGTCTTGGTGAATTCCGTGAGAAGAAACTTCCATAAAAGCATATTCGCAACCGCTTTCTACAGCTTTTGCCAACATTTGGTTCAATCGGATTACATCTGGAGTGGTGTGAGTTGAAGGAATAATTTCATCACCAATTCTGTATTCTACGGTAGAAATCAGCGCACTTTGATAACCTAAATTTTTGAAAATATCAAAAAGTAGAGTAGAAACGGTGGTTTTTCCGTTGGTTCCAGTAATCCCGATTAATTTCAGATTTTCAGAAGGATTTCCATAAAAGTTAGCAGCGAGTTTGCCTAAAGTTTTAGATGAATTTTTAACTTGAATATAGTTAATTCCATCGATTAATTTTTCTGGTAAAACTTCGCAAACAATGGTTTTCGCTCCCTTTTCGATTGCCGAAGAAATATAAGAATGTCCGTCTGAAACTGTCCCTTTTACAGCAACATAAAGCGAACCTTCGGTAACTTTTCTGCTATCGAATACAATTTCTGAAACTTCCGAACTTAGATTTCCAAAAGTTTCTAAAACGGGAATTTTATGTAATAATTCTGATAAAATCATTTTAATTCTGTAATTCCAAATAAATTCTTTGGTTTTTATTAATGACAGTTCCAGCCATTGGGAACTGATTTTTTATTTTTCCAACACCTTTATAATCAACTCGGTAACCTTGGTTTTCTAATTGTGGAATAATGTTTTTGCCCATTAAACCTTTTAGATTTGGTAGAACTCCGTTTTTCACGTTTACCTTTACATTGGGTTCTAGCATTTTATTAAGGTTCACCTTTTTATCAACTAAAAGCTCTTTTTCTACATTAAGTGGTGTTTTAAGGAACACTTTTCCTGCAATTTCTTTAAAAACTGGCGCCGAAACTACTGAACCATAATATCCTTTTGATGTTTTTGGTTGGTTAACCATCACAATACAAGTGTATTTAGGATTATCTGCTGGGAAAAATCCTGCAAAACTTGCCTGATATTTTGTTGGTCCTGGTTTCCAATATTCAAACCTTGCGGTTCCTGTTTTTCCTGCCAATTTGATGTTTGGCGTAAAAATACTTTTTGCGGTTCCTTTTTCTACCGCTTTTGTAAGCATCGCAGTCATTAGATTAATCGCCTCAGTTGAAGCCATTTTGTCCACCAAAACTTGCGGTTCCGCTTCGTATGAAGTTTTACCATCTTTCATGATTTTTTCTATGAAAAGTGGCTTCACCATTTTTCCTTTGTTGGCAATTCCGTTATAGAATGTAGTGAGCTGTAATAAATTGAGGCTCACACTATAACCATATCCTAGAGAAGCCAATGTAGCTTTATTCCATCTTTTATTTTCTGGCGTTACAATTGAAGGTTTGGTAACACCAGGAAGTTCGATTTCTAATTTTTCAAAAAGTTTCCATCTTTTTAGATGCTTTAAGAAAACATCTGGTTTATCTGCATAATGCTGTGTGATGATTTTTGCCGCACCAATGTTACTTGATTGTGCTAAAATATCACTGATGTCATAGGTTCCACCTGCGTGAGAATCTGTAATTTTTTGGCTGAAATAAGTCCAAGAAATTCCACCAATATTGATTTTGGTATTTTCATCTATGAAACCATCGTCCATTGCCGCTAAAAGCGAAACCGTCTTAAATGTAGAACCTGGTTCTGTAGCATCTTTCAGTGCATAATTGTAAGCATCTATATAATTTCCTTCTTCATTTCTTCTAAGGTTTACCATAGCTCTTACTTTTCCCGTAGCGGTTTCCATCACGAGAACAGAACCATGATCTGCTTCGAAATGTAGCAGTTGTTTTTCTAAAGCAGAATGAGCAATATCTTGAATTCTTAAATCTATTGTGGTGTAAACATCTTGACCGTCAATTGGGTCTTGAACTTTCCAGTAATCAATTGGTTTCCACTGAGATGAATTGATTCTTTGCTCTAATCTTTTGCCATCTGTTCCGGTAAGATATTTAGAAAAAGCGCCTTCCAATCCAGATTTTCCAATCTCGTTATCCATTCCTATGGTTCCAGCACCAATTTGAGCAGTTGCCAGTTCTCTTCGGAATTTTCTATCGATAATGAGACATCTATTTTTCTTAAATTTCCCTGTTTTTTTATCTTTTTTACTGAAAATTGGGAATTTTTTAATTCTGTCATATTGGTCAAAATCTAAACCTCTAACCAATGAAAAATATTGATTTTTCTTCTTTTTTTGTTCGTCAAATATTTTTCGGTAATGAACCCTTGGTTTTCCAAACATTTGGCTTAATGAATCAGTCAATGCGCCAATATTATTGTCGTAAACAGAATCTTTGATGGTCTTAAAATCGATATACGCATCGTATCTCATTACGGTAGTTGCTAAAATAGAACCATCTGATGCAAAAAGGTTTCCACGAGCAGCTTTTAAAGTGGCTTCTCTGTAATTTTTACTGATATAATTGTCTTCAAATTCTTCTACATTGGTATTTTGTAGAAAAAGAATTCTCGCCAAAAACATAATAAATACGATGAAAGCTACCCCTGCAAAAAGGTAACCCCATTTTAACGCTTTTCCGCGTTTGATGTCATATTCATTACTATTTATCGCCATTTTCTAAACTGTCTACTTTTATTAAAAGTTTATGTGGATGATTTTCTAAAGACATCAAAGAATCTCCTTCCATTTCTTTGCTTAGTTCACTTTCCATTCTTACTTTAATCAATCTGCTTTGTGCATAAGCATTTCTAGATTTATATTCTTCTGCTTGTTCTTTAAGTTGGTTTACGGTTTCTATTTTTTTGTTGACCAAGTGATTGCTGTAAATCATAATCATCATTAAGGAAAAAATGAGTAAAAAATATTTGTAATGAACTTTAACTTCATCACGGTTTAAGAAATTTCCCTTCATGATGTCCATGAAAGTAAGTTTCTTCGGTTTTTTATTATATGTTACTCTTTTTGCCACAGACTTTGTCTGATTTTAATTATATTTTTATTCCTATACGCATTTTTGCGCTTCTTGCTCTAGAATTTTCTTCTATTTCTTCTTCTGTTGGAATGATGGCTTTGTTTTTTAACAATTCAAAAGCTTTAGCATAATTTCCATAAATATCTCGTTGTGGTTCTCCTTCGAACATTCCATTTTTTAGGAAACGTTTTACCAATCTGTCTTCTAAAGAATGATAAGAAATCACCACTAATCTTCCTTCTTTTTTCAAGATTTTATAAGACTGTAGCAGCATTTCTTTTAAAACTTCTAGCTCCTGGTTTACCTCTATTCTAATTGCTTGGAATAACTGTGCAAAAAATTTATTTTGCTTAAATTGAGGAATATAACTAAAGACTTTTTTCAAATCTTCGGTGGTTACAATTTCCTTTGATTTCCTAGCATGAACAATTTCTCTAGCCAGTTTTCTGGCTTCTCTTATCTCGCCATAGTAGTAGAAAATATCGGCCAAATGTTCTTCTTCATATTCATTTACTACTTTTCTCGCGTCCAGATGTTGCATCACGTTCATTCTCATGTCTAGAGGTGCATCACTTCTGGTAGAAAAACCACGTTCTGCAGCATCAAACTGATGAGAAGAAACGCCTAAATCTCCTAAAATTCCGTCTACTTCAGTTACGCCGTACATCAAAAGAGAATTTTCTAAAAATCTAAAATTCTGATTGATTAATGTAAATCTTTCATCATCAATTGAATTGTTAAGCGCGTCTAAATCTTGGTCAAAACTGTATAGCTTTCCTTTGCTGGAAAGTCTTTTTAGTATTTCACGAGAATGGCCACCTCCACCGAAAGTTACATCTACGTAAACTCCATCAGGATTAGTGATGAGAGCGTCTATACTTTCCTTTAATAATACAGGATTGTGATACATTCTATTAGATTTAAAAAATTATAAAATTGAGTTGTAGAGATTATTCTTCGTCAAAATTGATGTCGCCCATCACTTCTTCGGTTAGTATCCCGAAATCAACTTCGTTGGTAGCAATTACTTTTTCATACGCTTCTTTGTCCCAAATTTCAAACAGTTCACCTGCTCCAGAAATCACTATTTCTTTATGAAGATTGGCAAATTGTTTTAAATCTTTTGGAATAAGAATTCTCTCAGAAGAATCCAGCTCTACGTTTTTTACACCGGCGGTAAACATTCTGATGAAATCTGCATTCTTTTTCACGAAACGGTTCAGTCCGTTTATCTTTTTCATCAGTTTTTCCCAAGGCTGCATCGGGTAAACTTCTAAGCAATTCTGAAACACAGCACGTTTAATTACAAAGTTCTTATCCTCAGAACTTTGCAATAGTTTTACTAATGACGAAGGAAGCTTTATTCTGCCTTTGTCATCAATCTTGCATTCATATGTTTCGTAGAAATGAATCATTTGGAGCAAATTTATTTATTATTTTCTAAAATTTCCCACTTTTTCCCACTTTTTAACTTAATGTTGATAACTTTTTACCTATAGAGCTTTATGTAGCTAACTTGTTGATTAATAAAATGTTAATAAATGAGTGTGATATGAGGGTAGATGTATGCCCAATTGACATACTTTAAATGAAATTAACATAACAAAAACCGGTCAAAATTCCATTTTTTTTGTATTTTTGCGACAGATACGTTATATGATTTTTAATACCAAAAAGGAGAAGAAATATACATTTATAGAAAGCGGAGAAGGTCATCCTATGGTACTTCTACACGGATTGATGGGAGGCTTAAGTAATTTTGATAAAATGATTACTTATTTCTCAGAAAGAGGCTATAAAGTTTATGTTCCGCAACTTCCTATTTATGATTTGCCAGTGCTGAATACTAATCTTACCAGCATCGCAAAATATGTAGCAAGATTTATAAAAGATAAAATAGGACAACCTGTTACTTTAGTGGGGAATTCTATGGGTGGTCATATTGGCCTTATTCTTACATTAGCTAATCCAGAGTTAGTGCATTCTTTAGTTTTAACAGGAAGTTCTGGTTTGTACGAAAAAAGTTTTGGAGAAACTTTCCCAAGAAGAGGAGATAGAGACTATATCAAAAAGAAAACAGAAGAAGTTTTCTTTGATCCGAAAGTAGCTACAGATGAATTAGTAGACGAGGTTTTCGCGGTGGTAAATGATAGAATGAAAGGCATTAAAACAGTGCTTTTAGCGAAAAGTGCCATCAAACATAATATGTTGCATGATTTGCCAAAAATAAAACAACCAACTTGTATTATTTGGGGAAAACAAGACGGAGTGACTCCACCAGATGTAGCAGAAGAAATGGATAGACAAATTCCTAATTCAGATTTGTTCTGGTTAGATGAATGCGGTCATGCTGCGATGATGGAAAAACCAGAAGAATTTAATGAAATTCTTTACAACTGGTTAAAAGATAAAATTTAGAATTAAGAAGAAAAAATAATGATGGAAGTTGAAAAGCTTCCATTTTTTGAATATGATAGTAAAGACTGTAAACTTTGTAAAATCTAGTGGGAAATGGCAAGAATGCCCAGAACCTACGATTCCTGAATATGCTTTTATCGGGAGAAGTAACGTGGGGAAATCTTCGTTAATCAATGCCATTATGAATCATAAAGATTTGGCAAAAACTTCGCAAACTCCTGGTAAAACACAATTGATTAATCATTTTTTGGTGAATGAAAATTGGTATCTCACTGATTTACCTGGCTATGGTTATGCTAAGGTTTCTAAAAGTTTGAGAAAAGATTTTGAAAAACTCATCACCAATTATATTCTGAATAGAAAAAATTTGGTAAACCTTTTTGTTTTAGTTGATATAAGACATACTCCTCAAAAAATAGATTTAGAATTTATGGAATGGTGCGGAGAAAATGGAGTGCCGTTTTCTATCGTTTTTACCAAGCAAGATAAGTTAAAACCAGGAGCTGCAGACAGAAATGTAGAAGTATATAAAACCAAACTTCTAGAAACTTGGGAAGATTTACCAGATATTTATATTACTTCAGCCGAAAAGAAAATGGGTGGTGATGAAATTCTGAAATTTATTGAAAAAACCAATGCTTATCTGGTTAAAAATAAAGTGAAGTTCTCCTAAAAAACTTTTTTAAGCTTAAAGATTTCTATTAAAATGAAAGACATTATCTGGAAAATAAAATCATTCGAAGAGTTATCTATTCATGAATTGTATGAGATTTTGAAAGTGAGACAAGAGGTTTTTGTAGTAGAGCAAACTTGTTATTACTTAGATGCAGATGGGTATGACCAGAAAGCGCTTCATCTTTTTGCAGAAAAAGAAGGGAAAGTAGTAGCATATTGCAGAATTTTTCCTGAAGGTGTAAAATATCCAGAAACTTCCATCGGAAGAGTTCTTACTCATCCTGATTTTAGAAATTTAAAATTAGGAAAAACTCTTATCCAATTTGCTTTAGAAACGATAGAAACCAGATTTAGCACCACTGAATGTAGAATTTCTGCACAAGATTATCTCATTAAATTTTATAGTGATTTTGGGTTTCAAGACACTGGGAAAAAATATTTGGAAGATGATATTCCACATACAGAAATGGTGAGAATGTAACAATTTCCACAAATCTTAAGTAACTAATAAACGAGTTATTATGAATTTTGAAAATTACACACAAGAAAAGCAAACGATAGATTTAGTTAAGGCAAATTTTGTAGCAATCAAATACTTTTTATTTTTTTCATTTATTTTCTTGTTGCCATTTTATTTAATTTGGGGGATTGATTATTTTCATATTATAAAATCTGAAAGTTTTTTAATCAGATTGTTTCTCTCTGTATTTATTCCAGTTTTCGGGATTGTTATTCATGAATTAATCCATGGAATTTTCTTTGCAAAATATGCTTCTAAAGGTTTTAAATCTGTAAAATTTGGTGTTCTTTTGAAAATGCTAACACCTTATTGTCATTGTAAAGAACCTTTAAAAATTAAACATTACATTATAGCATTACTTGCACCATTAGTAATTTTAGGAATTTTTCCTGCGATTGTAGGAATTTTAATAGGAAATTTTGGTTTAACTATTTTTGGAATTTTCTTTAGTGGAGCAGCTGCTGGTGATTTAATGATATATAATCTCATCAAAAAAGAAAATCCTGAAGATTATGTTCAAGATCATCCTTCTGAAGCGGGTTATTATATTTTCAGAAAAAAATAAATCCATCAACTTGATGGATTTTGTTTATTTCAGTAACCCTAATTCGCCGAAATGTTTTTTGAATTTGGCTACTTTTGGACCTACTACAGCGCTGCAATAAGGCTGATTAGGATTGATTTCAAAATAATTTTGGTGATATTTCTCTGCGCTCCAGAATTTTTCAAAAGGAACAATTTCGGTGACATATTTTCCGTTCCATTTTCCTGATTTTTCTGAATTTTCTAAAGAAATTTTTGATTCTTCTTTTTGTTTTTCAGAGTGATAAAAAATTACAGAACGATATTGTGTTCCTACATCTTCTCCTTGTCTATTAAGTGTAGTAGGATTATGCAAGAACCAAAAAGATTCTAACAACTGAGAAAAAGAAATTACTTTCGGGTCAAAGGCAATTTGTACCACTTCTGCATGACCCGTTTCACCTGTACAAACTTCTTCGTAAGTAGGGTTTTCTTTATGACCACCAGAATAGCCAGATGTTACAGATTCTACACCTTTTAACATGTCAAAACATGCTTCTACACACCAAAAACAACCGCCACCAAACGTAGCATATTCTAGATTTTTGTTTTCCATTTTAAGATTTTTTTTCTTTGAAACTTTATTTTCTTGTCCGTTACAAGAAACGAGTAAAAAACTCATCAAAAATAAAAAAAACTTCTTCATTTACTAATAACGAAGAAGTTTTTATTTTTATTACAGTAATAGTTAAAATCTTTTACCAATAGAGATGCCAATTCTTGGGAAGGCATCATCTGTATTTTTTACACAAAATCTTCTTCCTAAACCGCCAAAAACTTCGCCAACTAAATTATTGCTGGTCAATAATTTAAAACCAATGGCTGCTCCAAAACCAAAATTGGTTTCGTTTTTCCAACCAAGTATTTGGTAATTATTGTTATCATAATTCTCGTAATGATAATTGGTAAGAGAAGTATTGGCTTCTACAAAGAACCCTGCATTTTCTTTTTTGCCAAAATAAATTCTGTAATAAGGTGCAAAACCATAATTGAAATAAAGGTTTTCCTTAGAATCAAGAGAAACTGCTGCAGAAATACCTACTGATTGATTGTTTTGAAGTAATCTTTCGTACGTAATTTCAGGAGCACCAATAATAGAGTTTAAAAGATTGAGTTTGATTTCATTTTTTTGTGATTGAGAGAACGCAAGAGCGCATATAGCGAGCGCAAAAATAGTTGTTAGTTTTTTCATATTTTATTGATTTTGATTAAAACAAAAATATTACTTTTATCATCATCTAGACTAATGATTAACATTATTTAACTAAAAAAAACCGAAGAATTTCTTCGGTTTTTTATAAATATAAGGATTTTAAGTCTTAAGAAGTAGGAATTTCTCCTTTGAATAAGAAAGAAATAATTTCTTTGTTTACTTTATCCATCATTTCGCTGAACAAATGGAAAGACTCTTGTTTGTAAATTACCAATGGGTCTTTTTGCTCATAAACTGCACCTTGTGAAGATTTACGTAAATCATCCATTTCTTTAAGGTGATGTTTCCAGTTTTCGTCTATAATGGTTAAACAGATATTCTTCTCGAAATCATTAATCATAGATTCGCACTGAGTTTCATAAGCTTGCTTAAGATCAGTAACGATGGTAAGTGTTTTGGTTCCGTCAGAGAAAGGTACTTGTACGTTTTTGAACATGTGACCTTGCTGTTTGAACACATTTTCTATGATTGGGAAAGAGTTTTCTTTCAATAAAACCAATCTGTTTTTATAATCTTCTTCTGCTTTTTTGAAAACGATATCTGTGATTTCTTTTTCAGTTTTTGCCTTGAATTCAGCTTCAGTAAGTGGAGCTTCCATCGTGAAGAATTTGATGATTTCGTATTCAAATTCTTTGAATTGGTTGCCTCCTTTTGTATTGCTTACGATAGATGCTGCTACATCATAAATGGTATTAATGATGTCATATTTTAAATGGTCGCCAAACAATGCATTTTTTCTACGTTTGTAGATTACATCACGTTGTTTGTTCATTACATCATCATATTCTAGCAATCTTTTTCTGATACCGAAGTTGTTTTCTTCTACTTTTTTCTGAGCTCTTTCGATAGATTTGGTAATCATAGAGTGCTGAATAACTTCGCCTTCTTTGTGTCCCATTTTATCCATCATTTTTGCGATTCTTTCAGAACCGAAAAGTCTCATTAAGTTATCTTCCAGAGAAACATAGAATTGAGAACTTCCTGGGTCTCCTTGTCTACCAGCTCTACCTCTTAACTGTCTGTCTACACGTCTAGAATCGTGTCTTTCAGTACCTATAATTGCTAAACCTCCGTTTGCTTTTACGTCTCCTTGAAGTTTAATGTCGGTACCACGACCAGCCATGTTGGTAGCAATAGTTACTACACCAGCTCTACCAGCTTCAGCTACGATGTCAGCTTCTTTCTTGTGCAATTTCGCATTCAATACATTATGCGGGATTTTTCTTAATTGAAGTGCTTTTGACAAGAACTGAGAAATTTCTACAGAAGTTGTACCAACGAGTATTGGTCTTCCTGCTGCAGTAAGTCTTTCGATTTCGTCAATTACTGCATTGAATTTTTCTCTGTTGGTTTTATAAACTAAATCTTGTCTATCATCTCTGATGATTGGTCTGTTGGTAGGAATTACTACTACGTCTAATTTATAAATTTGCCAGAATTCTCCTGCTTCAGTTTCTGCAGTACCAGTCATCCCAGCTAATTTGTTATACATTCTGAAGTAGTTCTGTAACGTAATGGTAGCGAAAGTTTGTGTAGCTGCTTCGATTTTTACATTTTCTTTAGCTTCAATCGCTTGGTGAAGTCCGTCAGAATAACGTCTTCCTTCCATGATACGTCCAGTTTGCTCGTCTACAATTTTTACTTCTCCATCGATGACTACATATTCATCATCTTTTTCGAATAAAGTATATGCTTTTAATAGTTGATTTAAAGTGTGAATTCTTTCCGATTTTACTGCATAATTTCTGAAAAGTTCTTCTTTTTGAGCAAATTCTTCTTCTTTAGTAAGATTTTTTGCCTCTAGTTCAGCAATCAAGGTTCCGATGTCTTCTAAAACGAAGAAATTGGCATCTTGGTTCCCTTGAGACATATATTCTACACCTTTGTCTGTAAGGTCTATTTGATTATTTTTCTCGTCGATTACAAAATAAAGATCTTTATCTACAATACGCATTCTCTTGCTATTGTCTTGCATGTATTCTCCTTCTGTTTTTTGTAAAAGCACTCTTATTCCTTCTTCTGAAAGGAATTTGATGAGGTGTTTGTTTTTAGGCAAACCTCTGTAAGCTTGCAAAAGTTTAAAACCACCGTCTGTTTTATTACCTGCAGCAATTAATTTCTTCGCTTCGGTTAATAAATTAGAAACGATTTGTTTCTGAACAGCTACAATTCTGTCTACAGATGGTTTTAAAACATCGAATTCTTGTCTGTCACCTTGAGGAATTGGTCCAGAAATAATGAGTGGAGTTCTCGCATCATCAATTAATACAGAGTCAACTTCGTCTACAATTGCAAAATTTAATTCACCTTGAACTAATTCTTCAGGCGAAGAAACCATGTTGTCTCTTAAATAGTCAAAACCGAACTCATTATTGGTTCCATAAGTGATATCTGCTTGATAAGCTTTTCTTCTCGCATCAGTATTAGGTTGATGTAAATCGATACAATCGATGCTTAAACCGTGGAACTGATAAATTGGACCCATCCAAGCCGAGTCTCTTTTTGCCAAGTAATCATTCACGGTAACTACGTGAACACCACGACCAGGAAGTGCATTTAAGTAAATAGGTAGCGTTCCTACTAAAGTTTTACCTTCACCAGTTGCCATTTCGGCGATTCTACCACTGTGAAGTGCAACCCCACCGATAAATTGGGTGTCATAGTGAACCATGTCCCAAACTACTTCTTTACCAGCAGCATCCCATTTATTTTTCCAGAAAGCTTTGTCTCCTTTAATTTCTACAAAATCTTTAGCAGCAGCTAATTCTTGGTCATGCTCAGTTGCTGTAACGGTAAGTCCGCCATTTTGAGCCAATCTTCTTGCAGTTTCTTTGATAACCGCAAAAGCTTCTGGAAGAATATCGTTCAAAACTTTTTCTTCAATTTGATAAGAATCCTTTTTCAGCGTTTCAATTTGCCCAAAAAGTTTTTCTTTTTCGTCTACGTCAGAAGATTTTGCAATTTGCTCATGAACTTCTACTACCTGATTGGTAATGTGTTCTGTAGCTGCATCAATTTTATCTTTGAATTCTTGAGTTTTTGCTCTCAATTCATCATCCGAAAGCTCGGCAATTGCGGGCTCTACTTTCTTAATTTTGTCTACAACTTTTTTGATTTCTTTGAGGTCTTTAGCGTTTTTGTCGCCTAAGAATCCTTGAAGAACTTTATTTAAAAAACTCATAATAATTGCTTTTGGCTAGTAGCAAAATGCTTCAGCCATATTAACGTTAAATTTATAAAAATTCAAAAAAAAGCCGATTGCCGATTGCCGACAGCCAACTGCATTTTTTAGTATTCGTCTTCGTTCCAGAGGAAGTCTTCGTCTGTAGGATAATCACTCCAGACTTCTTCTATGCTTTCATAGATTTCTCCTTCGTCTTCAATGGCTTGAAGATTTTCTACTACTTCCAT contains the following coding sequences:
- the msrA gene encoding peptide-methionine (S)-S-oxide reductase MsrA, whose amino-acid sequence is MKKFFLFLMSFLLVSCNGQENKVSKKKNLKMENKNLEYATFGGGCFWCVEACFDMLKGVESVTSGYSGGHKENPTYEEVCTGETGHAEVVQIAFDPKVISFSQLLESFWFLHNPTTLNRQGEDVGTQYRSVIFYHSEKQKEESKISLENSEKSGKWNGKYVTEIVPFEKFWSAEKYHQNYFEINPNQPYCSAVVGPKVAKFKKHFGELGLLK
- a CDS encoding DUF3267 domain-containing protein; protein product: MNFENYTQEKQTIDLVKANFVAIKYFLFFSFIFLLPFYLIWGIDYFHIIKSESFLIRLFLSVFIPVFGIVIHELIHGIFFAKYASKGFKSVKFGVLLKMLTPYCHCKEPLKIKHYIIALLAPLVILGIFPAIVGILIGNFGLTIFGIFFSGAAAGDLMIYNLIKKENPEDYVQDHPSEAGYYIFRKK
- the secA gene encoding preprotein translocase subunit SecA gives rise to the protein MSFLNKVLQGFLGDKNAKDLKEIKKVVDKIKKVEPAIAELSDDELRAKTQEFKDKIDAATEHITNQVVEVHEQIAKSSDVDEKEKLFGQIETLKKDSYQIEEKVLNDILPEAFAVIKETARRLAQNGGLTVTATEHDQELAAAKDFVEIKGDKAFWKNKWDAAGKEVVWDMVHYDTQFIGGVALHSGRIAEMATGEGKTLVGTLPIYLNALPGRGVHVVTVNDYLAKRDSAWMGPIYQFHGLSIDCIDLHQPNTDARRKAYQADITYGTNNEFGFDYLRDNMVSSPEELVQGELNFAIVDEVDSVLIDDARTPLIISGPIPQGDRQEFDVLKPSVDRIVAVQKQIVSNLLTEAKKLIAAGNKTDGGFKLLQAYRGLPKNKHLIKFLSEEGIRVLLQKTEGEYMQDNSKRMRIVDKDLYFVIDEKNNQIDLTDKGVEYMSQGNQDANFFVLEDIGTLIAELEAKNLTKEEEFAQKEELFRNYAVKSERIHTLNQLLKAYTLFEKDDEYVVIDGEVKIVDEQTGRIMEGRRYSDGLHQAIEAKENVKIEAATQTFATITLQNYFRMYNKLAGMTGTAETEAGEFWQIYKLDVVVIPTNRPIIRDDRQDLVYKTNREKFNAVIDEIERLTAAGRPILVGTTSVEISQFLSKALQLRKIPHNVLNAKLHKKEADIVAEAGRAGVVTIATNMAGRGTDIKLQGDVKANGGLAIIGTERHDSRRVDRQLRGRAGRQGDPGSSQFYVSLEDNLMRLFGSERIAKMMDKMGHKEGEVIQHSMITKSIERAQKKVEENNFGIRKRLLEYDDVMNKQRDVIYKRRKNALFGDHLKYDIINTIYDVAASIVSNTKGGNQFKEFEYEIIKFFTMEAPLTEAEFKAKTEKEITDIVFKKAEEDYKNRLVLLKENSFPIIENVFKQQGHMFKNVQVPFSDGTKTLTIVTDLKQAYETQCESMINDFEKNICLTIIDENWKHHLKEMDDLRKSSQGAVYEQKDPLVIYKQESFHLFSEMMDKVNKEIISFLFKGEIPTS
- a CDS encoding DUF3575 domain-containing protein, whose protein sequence is MKKLTTIFALAICALAFSQSQKNEIKLNLLNSIIGAPEITYERLLQNNQSVGISAAVSLDSKENLYFNYGFAPYYRIYFGKKENAGFFVEANTSLTNYHYENYDNNNYQILGWKNETNFGFGAAIGFKLLTSNNLVGEVFGGLGRRFCVKNTDDAFPRIGISIGKRF
- a CDS encoding DUF2795 domain-containing protein; this translates as MYWTLELASYLSDAPWPMTKAELIDYAIRTGAPMEVVENLQAIEDEGEIYESIEEVWSDYPTDEDFLWNEDEY